The DNA sequence GCGCTGGCTCTCGAGACGCGGGACGGCGGGTTCCTGATGTCGCCGGATCCCCCCGCCGGCGAGCGCAAGGAACGTGACCGCAAGGAACGTTCAGAGCGCTCCGGTCGCGGCGGTGACGTGGAATTCGCGACGTATCGGCTCGCAGTCGGCCGCCAGAACAATGTGACCCCGGGAGCGATCGTGGGCGCCATCGCCAACGAGGGCGGCTTGTCCCGCGGCGACTTCGGTCACATCAGCATCCGCAACGACCACTCGCTCGTCGAACTGCCCCGCAACCTGGATCGCGAGACGCTGACACGGCTTCGCGGCACGCGGATCAGCGGGGTGCCCATCGGCATCAAAAAGACGACGGCGCACCACGTCAGCAACGTTCTTCCTCGTCCTCCTCGCGTGGCGGCAGTGGGAAGTCGTTCAGCCGTGACCGTCGCGGATCGCAGAAGGTCGCCGGCCGCGCTCGGCCCTGATACTCGCTGATCACGCGCCTGACCTGCTTGTCTCACGGGCCTACACCATGACCTGTGAGCTGCGCAAATCTCGACTGGAACATCACGTCGACGGCCAGTAATATCCGGCATCGGCATGACCTCTACGGGAATCGTGTTCAATTCCCGGCCACCCTCTCGTAACGCCTGCGTTGCGGGCGGCGACGTACCAGAGGGACGAGAAGCAGAAAGCATTAGGAAACGGTGATGAGTCCAGTAGCGATGGCTGATCCGATCTCGGCACAAGAAGCGGCCGAGCATCGTGATCGCGGCGAAGCAGTTGTAGTCGACATGCGGCCTCAGGTGGTCCGGCACCAGGGCAGTCTGCCCGGAGCTGTGGTGGTCGAGCCGAGCGAGCTCACCACCGCATTCAGTCCCGACTCCGACAAGCGAATACCTGCCATCCGAGGGCTGGACACCGAAATCGATGTGGTCTCGGTCAATTCCCAAGCTGCCCGCATCGCCCAGCAGATCGCCGCCATGGGGTACACCAACGTCCACTATGTCGACGGTGGATTCAGGGCGCTGCAGTCAACCCTCCCGCGCTGACCGTTCGCTTTACATGCCACCGAGATCTGTCCGGGGCAAACGACGCTCAAATTGTGAAGCTCGTGGCCGCAACGGGTAGCGTTCACGTG is a window from the Williamsia sp. DF01-3 genome containing:
- a CDS encoding rhodanese-like domain-containing protein is translated as MSPVAMADPISAQEAAEHRDRGEAVVVDMRPQVVRHQGSLPGAVVVEPSELTTAFSPDSDKRIPAIRGLDTEIDVVSVNSQAARIAQQIAAMGYTNVHYVDGGFRALQSTLPR